In the Malus domestica chromosome 16, GDT2T_hap1 genome, one interval contains:
- the LOC103403688 gene encoding uncharacterized protein has protein sequence MPKIMAVTHADLSPSRPTTGLGSKTGAVIMVLTILSGLFCFILCLIAEATRSKVTWLSSDEGENECEYSGSGKTPLLCAASAFLGLAVIMVVEHGYMLFAISNSPPSALAFWEPHYSGPAKSLKWQAAFFFVSTWVCFAVGEILLLIGLSVESGHLRKWSRPRPICLVLRQGVLSAAGVFALTTVFLAAGLYLTASRAQRISQRQETLRREMIEASILYASPPRSPPLTTIPRENPLFRENHIEQPPLIVNPTAPSKQLNL, from the exons ATGCCAAAGATAATGGCAGTCACACATGCAGACCTTTCACCAAGTCGTCCAACCACCGGTTTAGGTAGCAAAACAGGCGCTGTCATCATGGTCTTAACCATTCTCAGTGGCCTCTTCTGCTTCATCTTATGTCTAATTGCTGAAGCTACCCGTTCCAAG GTAACATGGTTGAGTAGTGATGAAGGGGAAAATGAATGTGAATACAGCGGCAGCGGGAAAACGCCGCTGCTATGTGCAGCCAGTGCATTTCTGGGGCTGGCTGTTATCATGGTGGTGGAACATGGATACATGTTGTTTGCAATTAGTAACTCACCTCCATCAGCCTTGGCTTTTTGGGAGCCTCATTATTCTGGTCCTGCAAAGAGCTTGAAATGGCAAGCtgcctttttctttgtttcaacTTG ggtttgttttgctGTTGGCGAGATCTTGTTATTGATTGGACTAAGCGTGGAGTCAGGGCACTTGAGAAAATGGTCAAGGCCAAGACCCATTTGCCTTGTCCTCAGACAAGGTGTGTTATCTGCTGCTGGGGTGTTTGCTTTGACAACAGTTTTCCTTGCTGCTGGGTTATACTTGACTGCATCGAGAGCACAAAGAATCTCCCAACGCCAAGAAACTTTGAGGAGAGAAATGATTGAAGCCTCCATACTCTATGCCTCTCCGCCAAGGTCACCTCCTCTCACAACCATTCCTAGGGAGAACCCTTTGTTTAGAGAAAATCACATTGAGCAACCACCGTTGATTGTGAATCCGACGGCTCCTAGCAAACAATTAAATTTGTAA